In Carassius auratus strain Wakin chromosome 39, ASM336829v1, whole genome shotgun sequence, a genomic segment contains:
- the LOC113058145 gene encoding copper transport protein ATOX1-like: MTTREFFVDMTCEGCSGAVTRVLQKLDVKFEIDLPNKKVFIESDKGTDVLLETLKKTGKTVTYIGMK; this comes from the exons ATGACG ACTCGCGAGTTTTTTGTTGACATGACATGTGAAGGATGCTCTGGTGCGGTCACTCGAGTGCTTCAAAAACTGg ATGTCAAGTTTGAGATTGATCTGCCCAACAAGAAGGTCTTCATTGAGTCAGACAAAGGCACGGATGTCCTTCTAGAAACACTGAAAAAGACTGGCAAAACTGTGACCTACATCGGTATGAAATGA